From Achromobacter spanius, a single genomic window includes:
- a CDS encoding cold-shock protein, which produces MSDTTATAVQGDNPKSTGTVKWFNDAKGFGFITPDDGGEDLFAHFSSIQMNGFKTLKEGQKVAFEIIQGPKGKQALNITAA; this is translated from the coding sequence ATGTCTGATACGACCGCAACCGCCGTCCAAGGGGACAATCCCAAATCGACGGGCACCGTCAAATGGTTCAACGATGCAAAGGGGTTTGGCTTCATTACGCCCGACGATGGCGGTGAAGATCTGTTCGCCCACTTCTCGTCCATCCAGATGAATGGTTTTAAAACCCTGAAAGAAGGCCAGAAAGTGGCCTTCGAGATTATCCAGGGGCCTAAAGGTAAACAGGCGCTCAATATTACGGCTGCCTGA